The following nucleotide sequence is from Oceanivirga salmonicida.
TTAAAAAGACTACAAAAGAAGAATTAAGAAAAAATTCTATAAAAATTACCTTAGGTATTTTTGAATTAAGAAAAGTATTAGAAAAAAAATTAAAAAAATTAGACACTATGAAAACATATGATAATATTGAAAAACCTTTAATTTCAGTTTTATATAACATGGAAAAAGAAGGTATAATGATAAGCAAAGAAAAATTTGATAAATTAAATATTGAATTTAGTAAAATAACAGATGAATATGAAAAGAAAATTTTTGAAATTGCAGGTTGCGAATTTAATTTAGATTCTCCTAAACAATTAGCAGAAATTCTTTTTGAAAAACTAAATATTAAAACTATCAAAAAAACTAAAACAGGGTATTCAACTGATGCAAGTGTATTAGAAGAATTATCACTTCGTGGTATTGAAATTGCAGACTATATCTTAACATATAGAGAATATAAAAAATTAGTGTCGACATATATAGAATCTATACCTAAATTTGCTGATAAAAATTTAAGAGTTCATTCAGTATTTAATGGAACTGGTACTGTTACAGGTAGATTATCATCACTAAATCCTAACTTACAAAATATACCTGCTAGAAATGAAAACGGAAATAAAATTAGAGCCTGTTTTATTGCTAAAAAAGGCTATAAACTAGTTTCTTTTGACTATTCTCAAATAGAACTTAGAGTTCTTGCAGAATTATCAAAAGACCCTGCATTATTAGAAGCGTACAATAATGATTTGGATTTACATGAACAAACTGCTAGAAAAATATTCGAAAAATATGAAGGAAAAATTTCTAAAAATGAAAGAGATTTAGCTAAAATAATTAATTTTAGTGTACTATATGGTAAAACTGCATATGGATTATCAAAAGAATTAAAAATCAATATTAATGATGCTAGAAAATACATAAATGCATATTTTGAAAAATATACTACTGTTAGAACATTTCTTGATAAAATAATAGAAAAAGCAAATGAAAATGTTTATGTTGAAACCTTATTTGGTTCTAAACGATACATTAATGGACTAAAATCTTCTAATTCTTTTGTACTTGAACAAGCTAAAAGAATGGCTATAAATACAGTAATACAAGGTACTGCCGCTAATATTTTAAAAATTGTCATGATTAAACTTAATAATCTTGGCTATAATATATTAGTACAGGTGCATGATGAATTAATATTTGAAATTAAAGAAGAAAATGTAGAAAAACAAGTTAAAGAAATTAAAAAAATAATGGAAAATACTATAAAATTTGAAAATGTTAAATTAAAAGTAAATTACACTGTTGGAGATAATTGGGGAGAACTTAAATGAGAATAAAAAACGGCATGAAACTAGGCTTACCAATAGCGATTGCATATATTCCTTATGCGATAGCACTTGGGCTTATGTCTAAAAATTTAGGTATACCTAGTTATGTAATATTTTTAATGTCACTTTTAATTTATGCTGGTAATAGTCAAATTATTATACTTACATTTTATTCTGTGGCATCTAATATAATAG
It contains:
- a CDS encoding DNA polymerase; the encoded protein is MKKLLIIDTSAIMYRSHYALFRLVNTKGMHTGAVFGFVKQLEIAIKNIEPDYIAAAFDVSRSGLKRLEIFKEYKSNRTGMPEELVPQLEIIRDIIDAYGIEKFTCEGYEADDVIASLAEYAKNNNMEAHIVTGDKDLQQLISDDEKVFIHFLGKDIIIKNRKEVKEYINVYPEYIPDFFGLKGDASDGIPGVKGIGEVAGSKLINEYSTLENLYEHIEEIKGKMKEKLINDKELAFISRELAIVNKNLDLNVNIEKLSVSDKDIPKLKQIYKDLELNQLYKQLDEETAKEKKDLTFNIVTKNEIINIVNNSKEITLYTDDNFLNIIDDNENIYSSEPFDLSEFNPNVYYNLFDAKKYMHENLKLKDNFFDNLIAAYIINTHSKFYIEYILEHYLHINIPIYGKTLLKKTTKEELRKNSIKITLGIFELRKVLEKKLKKLDTMKTYDNIEKPLISVLYNMEKEGIMISKEKFDKLNIEFSKITDEYEKKIFEIAGCEFNLDSPKQLAEILFEKLNIKTIKKTKTGYSTDASVLEELSLRGIEIADYILTYREYKKLVSTYIESIPKFADKNLRVHSVFNGTGTVTGRLSSLNPNLQNIPARNENGNKIRACFIAKKGYKLVSFDYSQIELRVLAELSKDPALLEAYNNDLDLHEQTARKIFEKYEGKISKNERDLAKIINFSVLYGKTAYGLSKELKININDARKYINAYFEKYTTVRTFLDKIIEKANENVYVETLFGSKRYINGLKSSNSFVLEQAKRMAINTVIQGTAANILKIVMIKLNNLGYNILVQVHDELIFEIKEENVEKQVKEIKKIMENTIKFENVKLKVNYTVGDNWGELK